One genomic segment of Carassius carassius chromosome 21, fCarCar2.1, whole genome shotgun sequence includes these proteins:
- the LOC132098164 gene encoding C-C motif chemokine 28-like codes for MELKATSVLLLVCVTFIILTSTEADAIPNCCLRVSKHIRNDQIRSAYKHKIQHKSGVCDIDAVILYVGKKQICADPRVLIRMKKLEKNHKPKRT; via the exons ATGGAGCTCAAAGCAACATCTGTGCTGCTGCTCGTCTGCGTCACCTTCATCATCCTCACCAGCACTGAAG CGGATGCCATTCCAAATTGCTGTCTGAGAGTTTCAAAGCACATCCGTAATGACCAGATCCGTTCTGCTTACAAACATAAGATCCAGCACAAATCTGGTGTCTGTGACATCGATGCAGTGAT ACTATACGTCGGAAAGAAGCAAATCTGTGCTGATCCCAGAGTCTTGATTCGTATGAAGAAACTCGAGAAGAATCACAAACCCAAACGGACTTAA